The genomic segment GCTCGGCCTGCTCCGGCCATTCCTGGATCGACTCGGCGAGATAGACGTACGCATCCGGGTTGGACGAGACCCGCCGGGCGACCCGGGGCAACGCCGCCATCAGGTACTCCTCGTACACCATCCGGAACGGAGCGAACGTCGGGTGGCTGAACTCCGCCACCACCAGTCGGCCACCCGGCCGGGTCACCCGCGCCATCTCGGCCAGCGCCGCGTCGACGTCCGCGACGTTGCGCAGCCCGTACGAGATGGTCACCGCGTCGAAGCTGTGGTCGGCGAACGGCAACGCCATCGCGTCACCGGCCACCATCGGTACCGACCGGCCCCGCTGCCGGCCGGTGCGCAGCATGCCCTGGGAGAAGTCCGCCGCCACCACCGTCGCGCCGGACCGGGCCAGCTCCTCGGTCGACACCCCGGTACCCGCGGCGAGATCGAGGCATCTGTCCCCCGGCCCGAGCCGCAACGCCCGCCGGGTCGCCTGCCGCCACCACCGATCCATGCCGAAGGTCAGCACGGTGTTGGTCAGGTCGTACCGGTCGGCGACGCCGTCGAACATCGCCGCCACCTCGTGCGGCTGTTTGTCCAGGCCAGCCCGGCCCGCGGGAGACTCGATCACGGTCACCACTCTTGCAGACCACCCCGCCCGCCCCGACAAGGTCCCCAACCACCGCCCCGCCCCGGGGTGGCGCGGCGTGACCAGGCCCGGGGTGGCGTGGCGTGACCAGGACCGGGGTGGCCTGGCGTGGCCAGGCCCGTGCAGGCGTCTGCGGCGGGCATCGGGCGGTTATGCTGCGGTCCGTCCTTTTCGGAGAGGTCGGCCGCCATGAGCCAGCAGGAGTCACCGGAGCCGCCGCACGACCCCGTGCCCGGCACCACCGCGTCCACCGGCCCCGGGATTGTCGGGCCACCGCCGCCAGGCGCCGCACCGTACCCGGCGGACCCCGCCGGGCCGCCGGGAGCGGCAGTAGCCGGGGCACCCGGTGACGCGCGGCCGGCGAACGGCGGCCCCGCCGGGCCGGCGGTCGTCACGCCCGGTGGCGCGCGGCCGGCGCTCGGCCTGCTGCGGGGCGACGACCCGCTCCTGCCCCACCTGGCGTGGGAGGCGGTGCTGCTCGTCCTCGCGGTGCTCAGCGTGATCGTCACCGTCGTGGCCGCGCCCGGCGGGCCGGTGGCCGAACAGTTGCTGCGCAACACCGCCTCGATCGGTCTGGTGGCGAGCGCCGTGGCGGTGTCGTTCCGTACCGGAACGCCCAACCTGGCGGCCGGTGCGATGACGACCGTCGCCGGGCTGCTCACCATCCATCTGGTCGCCGCGCAGCACTGGGGCGAGCTGACCGCCGGTGCCGCGGCGGTGCTGGTGGTCACCGTCATCGGACTCGTCCTCGGCGGCATCACCGGCCTGCTGTCGGTGCCGGGCTGGGCGGTGACGGCCGGCGGCATGGTTCTCCTGGTCGGGATCGCGTTCCTCGCGACCGGCGCCCGGGCCGTGGCTCTCGACGGCGGCACCGGCGCCCCCAGCGGCGTCCTGTGGTTCGTGCTGTTCGCGGTCGTCTCGCTGGGCGGGGCCGGGCTGTGGCTGGTGCCTCCGGTACGCCGCACCCTGAGCGCGGTCCGCCACCCCGGGGACCCGAGCGCGTGGAACGCACCCGGCGCGTTCGGCGCGCTCGCCGGGTTGACGCTCTCCGGGCTGTTGTGCGGGCTTGCCGGCGCCCTCCAGGCCTACCAGTACCGGGCGATGTCCCTCAACGACGGCATCACGGTACTGACGATCGCGATGGCCGCGGCGCTGCTCGGCGGCGCCAGCGTGTTCGGTCGGCGGGCCGGGCTCACCGGCACCGTGCTCGCCTCCCTGATCCTCGCCGGGATCGTGACCACGTTCGCGCTGCAGGGGGTCAGCGAGCCGGGCGGTGAGCTGACCGTCGCGGGGGTCGCGATCATCGTCGGGCTCGGGGTCAACCGTGGCCTGGAGCTGCTGTCCAGCCTGCTGTCCCGCCGAGCCGGCGCCCGCCGGCCGGGCCTCCCGACGGTCGCCGCCGCGCCGCCGGGTGCCCGCCCGTAGCGAGGGATGCGCCGCGGCCGGCACCGGGCGGCTCGGGGTGGCACCCGGCGGCTCGCGGCCGGCACCCGGCGGCCCTG from the Actinocatenispora thailandica genome contains:
- a CDS encoding demethylmenaquinone methyltransferase — translated: MIESPAGRAGLDKQPHEVAAMFDGVADRYDLTNTVLTFGMDRWWRQATRRALRLGPGDRCLDLAAGTGVSTEELARSGATVVAADFSQGMLRTGRQRGRSVPMVAGDAMALPFADHSFDAVTISYGLRNVADVDAALAEMARVTRPGGRLVVAEFSHPTFAPFRMVYEEYLMAALPRVARRVSSNPDAYVYLAESIQEWPEQAELARRIGTAGWGQVAWRNLFDGIVALHRAVRR